The following is a genomic window from Halobacterium sp. R2-5.
GCGCCCGCGCGTCGACGCCGAGCCGGCGCGCGACGGCGGCGCGGAGACGTCCCGTCACGTCCCCGACTGCCGGCCCGCGGAGAATAAGCCTTCCGTGGCCGGGGTCAGCTCGCGCACGCCCAGAGCCCGGTCTCGTCGCCCCGCGCCCGCTGCTCGACGGCGGCGTAGTCGTCGCGCTGCGTGAACTCGCTGTCGTAGAGGCGGGCGTACCCCTCGGAGAGCAGCGCGCGGTTGAACGACTGGTTCTCGACGTAGATGTACGCGAGCAGCCGGTCGTAGCCGCCGCGGCGGTCGCTCTCCGCGTCGAAACGCACCGTCACGTCCTCGCCGGCGAGCCTGTCGGCGGCGTACTCGCTGGCGCGCTCGCCCCACGTCCGCAGACAAGAGCGACCGACCTCGGTGTCCGGGACGCCCTCGAACTCGCCGGGCGTCACGTCCGCGTGGGTCTCGGGGGTGTCCACGCCCAGCAGTCGGATTCGGTCCTCGCTCCCGTCTGCGAATCGCACGTCCACGGTGTCGCCGTCCACGACGTGGACGACGGTGGCGTTCCGGCTGTCCGCGCGTTCCCGATTGCCAGTCAGTGGCCCCGCACAGCCCGCGGTGGCGAGGAGCGCGACGACCGCGAGCGCGGCGAGTGCGCGTCGGTTCACGGGTGGACCTCTCGCTCCATCGTGTTTAAACTGTCAGGCGTCGCGGCCGGCGCGACTGGCGAGCACTGCGGCCAGCAGCACGGCGACGAGCGCGATCGGGACGCCGAAGCCGGGGATGCCCAAGCCCGTTTCGTTCTCGCCGACTCCGACGGTCACGGACTGGTCGCCCGCGGCAATCGTGTACTGGCCGGCGTCAGCGAGCGTCACCGTCACAGTCCGAGTCGTGGACTCGCCGGGCGCGAGCGCGGCGTCGACGGTCGCGACCTCCTCGCCGTCGACGGTGACTGCGACGGGGCCCGTCGCGGGCACGTCGTTCGGGTTCGACAGCGTCACGGTGGCTTCCACGGAACCCCCCGGTCGGACGCTAGACTCGTTCACAGTGAGGTCGCTGACGGAGACGTTCGCGGGCTCGCGGACGTCGAGTCCCACGGTGGTCCGTCCTCCGGTCACGTTGTACGTCCCGGCGGCGCCGACCTCCTCGCGGAGCGCGACCTCCGCGGACTCCCCGGGTTCGAGCTCGCCGCGGGCCTCCGAGAGCACGCCGCCCTCGAATCCGACAGTGGCGACGTACTCGCCGGTCTGGCCGCCCTCGTTGGTGACAGAGCCGACGACGGTCACCGTCTCGCCGACGTACAGCGTCGGCGGACGCGCGAACGTCTCGTTGCGGAACGGCCCCGAGACGCGGTACTCGCGGACCTCGAACGCCACGCGCGCGGGCTCCGTGCCGAACGCCTCGGCGTGCTCGCCGCGCGTCCACATCTCCGGGGTCTCCCGGGTGTTCGTGTACTGGTTCGCGAGCTCTTCGACCTCCGGCGAGGAGACGTCGAGGACGGCTTCCAGGAACATCGCGCTCGTCACGGGGTCGGCGAGCTGGTTCAGCCGGTAGAGGACGTCCGACATCGTCTCGGTGCTGTCCGTCGCGAGACGCACCTGGCGGTCGATCTCTCCCCAGACGAGGGGGCCCTTCACGTAGTTCGCGCCGGAGGGCCACGTCCCCGGCTGAGAGAGGACGGCGTCCCGCCACGGGCTGCGCTCGCCGTACGAGAGGTGCGTCTCGAACGCGCCGAAGGTCACGTAGTCGGTGCGCAGGCTCAGCAGCGACGCGTAGTACTCCGCGGCGGCCTCCATCGTCCACCGGCCGCTCTCCGCGGTGCGGTAGTCCTGTCTGGTGTGGACGTACTCGTGGAACCAGACGTTGCTCGCCCTGTCGAGGCGCGCGTCCGCGACCACCCACGCGTCGCTGCCGCCGTACTCGACGCCGCGCACGCCCCAGTCCGCGTCCGTCGGCGCGGCGGCGAACCACACGTCGTCGTCGCGCGCGCCGACGTGGAGTTTCCCGGACGCGGCGTCGAGCGCGTCCAGGACCGCCTCCGGTGACGCCGCCAGCGAGGCGTGCTCGGGGACCGCGAGCGTGAACGTCTGACCGTTGGCGGTGCGCGTGTGTTCCTCGACGGGACCGAGGTACGCGATTTCGCCGCCCGTCGACCCCTGGCCGGCGATCGTGACGTCCTCGGCGATGGTCACCTCACCCCCGCTCGACCGGTAGCTCCACCGGCTTCGGAGCTGCGGCACGGTGACGAGCGCCCACTCGCCGACGTCCACGAACGAGTAGTCGCCGTCGACCTCGCCCCCGGGACTACGCGGTCCCGTGGCGGTCTGGTTCGCGGGCAGCGTGAACGCGATTGACGCGGGGTCGGTCGTGCCGTCCCACTCGTAGCCGTCGGGCGTCTGCGTGAACGAGTCGGAGTCGACGTTCCGGGCGTCGGCGGGGACGTTCACGCGCAGCGACGTCACCGAGTCCGGGACGTCGTACGTGGCGGTGACGCCGATGGCGCCCGGTTCGTCGGGCGTGAGGCGGAGTTCGATGTCCTTCCGAATCGTCGCGGACTGCGCGCTCCCGGCGGCGAGTGTACGCTCCGAGGCAGTCACGCTGGTCTCCGCGGGAGCGTCCGCGTCCGCAGTCACGGGCGCCTGTACGGCGGCAGCGCCCGCGACCTGTGTCGCGAGGAGGACCACGACGGTGGCGACAGCGACACGTCTCATAGCTGGGCCTGCGAGTGCAACGTACAAAGGGAACTCGGCCGCGGCACGCGCCGCGGACTCACCCGCCGTCGGCGACCGCGAACGCCTCCGTCTGCGCGTCGAGCGCCGCGAGCGCGGCCGCCAGCGCGTCCAGTTCCACTCGCGCGCCGCTAGCGGGTCGCGCGCCTTCGCCGACGACGACTGTCGCGTCGGCGACACCCCGGAGTCGCTCGTTGACGCCCAGCGAGGCCGCTGCATCTGGAACGACGACGGCGTCCGCGTCGGCGACGAGCTCGCGTGCGCGAGCGACGGCGTCCTCGCCGGGCGTCGCGAACGGCGGGACAGTGACGGCGTCGACGCCGAACCGCGTGGCCGTCTCCTCGTCGACCGAGCCCTCCGCGACGGGCCCGACCGTGACCGTCGCGTCGGTGTCGGCGAGGGCCCGCAAAACGGGCGTCGCCGCGTCCCCGCCGCCGAGCACGTGGACGCGCTCGTCGAGGCCGCCCTCGGCGTCCGGGAGCGGCGTCACTGTTGGCTCGCCGGTCGCGGGGTCGGTGCCGACCGCGACGCGTGCGTCGAACGCTTCCCGCACCTGTTCGGGCGTGAGGACGTCCGCCGGGCGGCCGGAGTCGAGCACGCGGCCGTCAGCGACGAGCACGAGTTCGTCGCAGTACCGCGCCGCCAGGTCGAGGTCGTGGATGGCGGCGACGACGGTGCGGTCGGCGTCGTCGGCGAGCCCCCGAACGAGTTCGAGCGTGCGCACCTGGTGGTTGACGTCGAGGCTCGCGGTCGGCTCGTCCAGCAGGAGGACGGGCGCCTGCTGGGCGAGCGCGCGCGCCAGCAGCACGCGCTGCTTCTCGCCGCCCGAGAGCGACGTGACGTCGCGGTCGGCGAACTGTGCGACCTCCGCGCGCTCCATCGCGTGCTCGACCGCGTCCGGGTCCGGGTCGGCGCCGAACCGCGGGACGTGGGCGTGCCGGCCCATCTCGACGGTCTCGCGGACGCTGAAGTCGAAGCCGAGGCTCGTGTCCTGCGGGACGCTCGCGATGCGGCGGCTCGCCGCCTTCGACGGGAGCTCGTGGACGGCCTCGTCGTCGACGAGCACGGTCCCCGAGACGGGTTCGACGACGCCGTTCATCGCGCGCAGCAGCGTCGACTTCCCCGCGCCGTTCGGCCCGACGACGCCCACGAGGCGGCCGTCCCCGACGGTTGCGCTCACGGCGTCCAGAATCTGCGTGCCGCCGAGCTCCACGTCCACGTCGCGGACGTCGAGGGTCACAGCGCGTGCACCTCCCGGTTGCGGAGCAGGTAGAGGAAGAACGGCGCGCCGACGAACGCCGTCACGATGCCCACGGGGAGTTCGGCGGGGCCGGCGCGCGCGAACGTGTCCGCGGCGACGAGGAACGCGCCGCCCGCGAACGCCGACGTCGGGAGGAGGACGCGGTGGTCGGGCCCGACGAGCAGGCGCATCACGTGCGGGACGACGAGCCCGACGAACCCGATGACGCCCGCGACCGAGACGGCGGCGGCGGTGACGACGCTGGACACCGCGAGCAGCACGCGCTTCGTGCGCTCGACTTCCACGCCGAGCGTGTGGGCGTCCTCCTCGCCCGCGAGCAGGACGTTCAGGTCGCGGGCGTACGCCAGCAGCACGACGCTGCCCACGAGGACGACGGGGAGCGTGAGCTCCACGTCCGACCAGTTGGCGAGGTGGAGGTGGCCCATCAGCCAGTACATCGCCTCGCGGATGCTGTCCCCGGAGTGGACGATGACGTAGGAGGTAATCGCACCGAGGAACGTCTGGACGGCGACCCCGGCGAGCAGCAGCGTCGCGACGGGCGTGCGGCCGCCCTCCGTGGCGAGCAGGTAGACGCCGAACGCGGCGACGAGCGCGCCCGCGAACGCCGAGACCTGGATGCCGAACGGGAGGAACAGCGGGAACGCGATGGCGGTGACCGCGCCGACCGCGGCGCCCGAGGAGACGCCGATGATGGAGGGGTCGGCCATCGGGTTCCGGAAGAACCCCTGCATCACGGTGCCGGCGACGGCGAGCGCGGCGCCGACGACCGCGCCGAGCACGATTCGGGGGAGCCGGATTTCGCCGACGATGAGCTGCTGCTGGTCGGGGACCGCGAAGTCGAGCGGGGAGGAGTAGACGAGGTCCACGGTGAGCCACGGGAGGTCGCCGACCGCGGGCACGGCGACGGACGTGACGTAGAACGTCGCTGCCGTGGGGACCGCGAAGGCGTCCAGCGCCGCGAGCGCGACCCGGTCGAGGGGAATCCGGACCGGACCGATGGTGGCGCTGGTGAGCATGACGGCGACGAGCGCGAGGAACGTGCCGGCGGTCCACGCGCTCGCCCGGGTGTAGGCTCGCATCTGAACAACCGTAGTTTCTTTAGGCAAATACTTATTGCGTTAACTCCCTCCTCCGCACATGCGACAGGCCACAATCGTACTTGGTGTAGTCCTACTGCTGTTGTCCGCTGTGGCGCCGGCGGCCGGGGTCGCCGCGCCCGCGAGCGACGCGGCGGCGAGCGCGGACGCGCAGGAACCGGACTGCGAGTTCCCGACCACGCAGAGCGACGCTACCGACTACGACGTCACCGTCGAGGAAGAACCCGAGCGCGTCGTCACGCTCAATCCGAGCGCCGCACAGACCATGTGGGAGATCGGCGCCAGCGACAAAGTCGTCGGCGTCTCCCAGTTCGCCGACTTCCTCGACGGTGCCCAAGACCGCGAGGTCGTGACCTCCGGCTACCCGTCCTCCGTCGACGTCGAGCAGGTCATCAGCCTCGACCCCGACCTCGTGCTCGCGCCGAACACCATCAACAACGAGACGGTGGCCCAACTCCGGGACGCCAACCTCACCGTCTACCGCTTCGAGAAGGCGACGTCCATCGAGGACATCTACCAGAAGACCCAGGTCATCGGCCGGCTGTCCGGCGAGTGCGAGGGCGCCGAGTCGACGGTCACCGAGATGCGTGACGAGGTCGAGACCGTCGAAGCCGCCGTCGAGGGCGAAGACGAGCCGACCGTCCTCTACGACATGGGCGACCGCTACACGGCCGGCCCGAACACCTTCATCGGCCAGGTCATCGACCGCGCCGGCGGCGACAACATCGCCGCGAACGCGAACTCCTCGATGCTCTACCCGCAGCTCTCCGCGGAGTTCATCGTCGAGCAGGACCCCGAATTCCTCGTCGTGAGCGCGCAGCCCGACCAGCTCGGCAACGAGAGCGAGACGTACGTCGCCGAGGACTCGGTTCTCCGGAACACCACCGCCTTCGAGGAGGGGAACGTCGTCGTCGTCGACACCAACCACATCAGCCAGCCCGCGCCCCGCGTCGTCGAACCGATGACGCAGTTGGCGCAGGCGTTCCACCCGGACGCGTACGCCGAAGCGAACACCACGACCCGGGCCACTACGCAGGAGACGACCGCGGCACCGACCACGACTGCGGGTGACACCACGACCGACGGCGAATCCAGCGGTACCACCGTCCCCGGCTTCGGAATCCCGGTCGCGCTCGTCGCCGTTCTCGGCGCCGCCCTACTCTCGCGCCGCCGGCTGTAACGGCTGAGACGCTCCGTTTCTTTTTCGTTGCACGCGGCTCACGGGTCGCTTCGCTCCCCGCTCGCGTTAACGTGGCCTCCCTTCGGTCGGCCACGCGGCTCACGGGTCGCTCCCCTCCCCGTTCGCACAAGCGTGCTCTCCCGCGGTCGAGCACGCGTCCGATACCGTTTAAGGCCCCGAACCGCTACCGGGAGTATGGTCGAGAACGTCATCTGGCCCGCGTACTTCGACGCGACGCTGTCGCGTCGCGAGGGCCGCCGCGTCCCCGAGTCTCTCTCCGTCGACGAACCGACGGTCGACGAGGTCGCGACCGCCGTCCAGCAGGTCGGCTACGACGCCGTCGTCGAACGCGACGTCGCGTACCCGCGTCGCCCCTGGGAGGACTCCGGGCGCGTGCTCGTGCAGGGTGCCGACGACGCCGGAAAGTCTGACCTCCTGCAGGCCGTCGGCGCCTACGTGACGGCGCTGCGCGAATAATGGAGCGCGCCGGCGACGTCGTCCGCACCGCACAGAACGTCGCAGTCGTGCGCTGCGAGAGCGACGGCCACCCCGACATCGGGGACAGCGTCGTCGACCAGAACCTCGACGAGGTCGGGCGCGTCGTCGACGTCTTCGGACCAGTCGAGCGCCCGTACCTCTCGGTGACGCCGAACGGCGGCGTCCACCTCCCGTCGCTGGTCGGGCAGACGCTGTACGTCCGGTGACGGAGTCGCAAGGTCAAAGCCGGGGCGGGACGACGCCCCGGCTATGAAGGACTCGCTGCGCGGCGTCCCGGTCGTCCTCGGCGTCGTCGCGCTGTTCCTCGTCGTGCAGTTCGGCACGCTCGCGCTCCTCGAACCGTTCGAGAGCGCCGGCCTCCAGTCCACGGAGAACCCACAGGACCCCACGAACAGCATCCTCTACGTCGGCCTGCTGCTGGTGGCGACGGCCGGAATCCTGCTGGTCATCAAGTACGACCAGCAGTGGGTGCTGCGCGCGTTCATCCTGTTCACGAGCGGCTTCATCGCGTCGTACGTCTTCGCGGTCGTGTTGCCCGCCGTCGACGTCGGTGGCGTGAACGCCGCCGCGTACGCGCCGGCCGCGGCGCTCGTCGCGGCGCTGTACTTCTACCCCGAGTGGTGGGTCGTCGACGCCGCGGGCGTCATCCTCGGGATGGGCGCGGCGGCGCTGTTCGGCATCAGCTTCGGGGTGCTCCCCGCGCTCGTGCTGCTGTCGGCGCTGGCGGTCTACGACGCCATCAGCGTCTACGGCACCGAGCACATGCTCACGCTCGCGTCCGGCGTGATGGAGCTCCGGCTCCCCATCGTGCTCGTGGTGCCGGCGACGCGCGGCTACTCGTTCCTCGAGGAGGCCGAAGAGACCGCGGCGGCCGCCGAGGACGACGAGATGGAGGACACAGAAGGCGAGGAGGGCGAACGCGGCGCGTACTTCATCGGACTGGGCGACGCCGTGATGCCGACGATTCTCGTCGCGAGCGCGGCGCACTTCCTCGACACCCCGCCGGTGTTCGGCGTGGAGCTGGCGGCGCTGACCGCAATCGTCGGGACGCTCCTCGGGCTGGTGGTCCTGATGCGGATGGTGTTCGCGGGCCGCGCGCACGCCGGGCTGCCGCTGCTGAACGGCGGCGCCATCGCGGGCTACCTCGTGGGGGCGCTCGCGGCGGGCATCCCGCTCGTGGAGGCGCTCGGACTCGCGCCGTACCTCTGAGGGCGAACAGGCGGCGAATCGAGTCGCGGAGCGGGCCGCCGCGCTCCCGCGAGACCGCTCCGCGCGAGTCGTCAGGTCACGGGACGGCGTGGTCCCGCTCTCGTACTTGAAGGTTCGGCTACTCGCCGGTGAGCGCCTCGCTCGCGGGCGCGAACTCGAGTTCGGTGCCGAGCCCCCGTTCTTCTGCGCGCTCGTAGAGCATGTGCGCGGCAGCGGCCGTCTCGATGCCGGTGCCGCCGCTGTCGAAGACGGTGACGTCGTCGGGCGACCGGCGGCCGGGCGCGTTCCCGGCGACGACGTCGCCGAGTTCCGCGTGGACGTGGGCCTCCGTGACGGCGCCCTCGTCGAGGGCGTTGATGAACGAGCCGGCGTCCTGCGTGACGCGCTCGCGGAGGTCGGGGACGTAGACCGCGCGCTCGATGGTCGCCGCCTCCAGTTCGTGCTTCCCCGGGTGGTACTGACCCATCGCGGTGACGTGCGCGCCGTCCGCGAGGTCGTCGTCGTCGAAGACGGGTTCGCTGGCGTTCGTCGCGGTGACGACGACGTCCGCACCCGCGACGGCGTCGCCGCTGGAGTCGACCGCTTCGACCGCGGCGTCGAGGTGGTCGTCCACGTCGTCGGCGAACGCCTCGCGGTTGGCTTCCGTGGGCGAGTACACGCGCACAGTCTCGAAGTCGCGGACGGTCGCGGTGGCGCGGAGCTGGCCGCGGGCCTGCGCGCCGCTCCCGATGACCGCGAGCGTGCTGGCGTCCTCGCGAGCGAGCGCGTCGACGCCGACGGCGCCAGTCGCGCCGGTTTTGAACGGGTTCATGCGCGCGCCGTCGAGGACGGCGAGCGGCTCGCCCGTGTCGGCGTCGAACAGCGGCGTGACGAACCACGCGTCGGCGTCCTCGAACCCCGCGCTGTACATGTATCCGCCCATCGCGCCCGTCTCGGGGAGGACTGCGGCGTAGGCGGTGAACATGCCGGGCGGCGACTCGTTGAGGAGCTTCGTCCGGGGTTTCGCGGGCGCGCCCTCGCCGCGCTGGCGGTACGCGTCGCGGACGGCGTCGACGTAGTCGGCCGGGTCGGCGAGCCCCGCGACGTCGTCGTCGGAGAGGAACAGTGTCTCGGTCACGGCCGGAAGTTCGGCGGGCGCGAAGAAAAGACCCGGGGAGTCAGTCCGCGGACTCGTAGCTGGCGTCGGCGCGCTGGTCGGGGACGTCCGTGGGGTCGTTGACGAACAGCCCGTGGGCGGTCAGCGCGAGCGCGGCGAGACCGCCCGCGGTGAGCGCCAGGGTGGGGCCGATGCCGGCGGCGTAGAGGCCGCCAGCGAGCCCGACGAGGGCGAGGGGAACGGCGGCGAGGAGGGCGTCGTAGTAGCCGGCCATAGCTAGATGATATATTCACACGCACCCACATAATAGTTTGGTGGTGGTTCTGAATATAATCTCTGTAAGTTATGAGCCGGGCCGTCGTGTCTGCCGGAGGCCACACGTCTATAACGCTGTCAGTCCACCCTCTAAGTGACTACCGTGAACCGGAACGACCGCTCTATCGTCGGGCTCGTGGCGCTCGCGCACGCCATGGTCCACACGTACGAACTCTCTATCCCTATCCTCATCCCGCTGTGGCTGGAGGCGTTCCCGGTCGGGTCGGGCACGATCGGCCTCGTCGTCGGCGCAGGGTACGCGCTGTTCGGCCTCGGCGCGCTCCCGGGCGGCATCCTCTCGGACACCGTCGGGTCGCGGCGGCTCATCGCGGGCTGCCTGTTCGGCATGGCCGCGTCGTTCCTCCTGCTGTCGGCCGCGCCGTCCATCGCAATCGTCGCGCTCGCGCTCGTCTGCTGGGGCATCGCCGCCAGCGTCTACCACCCGTCCGGGCTGTCGCTCATCTCCACGGGCGTCGAGGAGCGCGGGAACGCGTTCGCGTACCACGGCATCGCCGGCAACGTCGGCACGGCGCTCGGTCCGCTCGCGGTCGCCGTGCTGTTGCTGTTCGCGGACTGGCGGGTCGTCACGGCGCTCCTCGCCGTGCCGGCCGTGATCGCAGGCGTGGTCGCCCTCCGCGTGCGCTTCGACGAGCGCGCCGCCGTCACCGCCACCGACGGCGGCGACTCGAAGGCCAGCGTCGGCATCTCCTCGGTCGGCGAGTTCCTCTCGGAGTCGAAACTGCTGTTCGTCGGGCCGTTCGTCGCCGTCTTCGTGCTCGTCATGCTGAGCGGGCTCTACTACCGCGGCATCCTCACGTTCCTCCCGGACCTGCTCTCCGAGATGCCCGCGTTCGCGCCCGTCGAGTTCGCCGGCCGCGAGATGGAGCCGTACCGCTACGCGTACTCCGGGCTGCTGATGGTGGGCGTGCTCGGCCAGTACGCCGGCGGGAAGCTCACCGAGCGCTTCCGCACGGAGCGCGCCATCGCCGCCGTGTTCACCGCGCTCGCGGCGCTCGCGCTCGTCTTCCTCCCGGCCGCGAACGCCGGCCTCGCCCCGCTACTCGTGGTCGGCGCGCTGCTCGGGTTCACGCTGTTCGTCATCCAGCCGCTGTACCAGGCGACCGTCGCGCTGTACACGCCTTCGGGGACGCGCGGGCTCTCCTACGGCTACACGTACCTCGGCGTGTTCGGCGTCGGGTCCGCGGGCTCGGCGCTCGCCGGCTCCATCCT
Proteins encoded in this region:
- a CDS encoding thermonuclease family protein, with product MNRRALAALAVVALLATAGCAGPLTGNRERADSRNATVVHVVDGDTVDVRFADGSEDRIRLLGVDTPETHADVTPGEFEGVPDTEVGRSCLRTWGERASEYAADRLAGEDVTVRFDAESDRRGGYDRLLAYIYVENQSFNRALLSEGYARLYDSEFTQRDDYAAVEQRARGDETGLWACAS
- a CDS encoding PGF-CTERM sorting domain-containing protein — its product is MRRVAVATVVVLLATQVAGAAAVQAPVTADADAPAETSVTASERTLAAGSAQSATIRKDIELRLTPDEPGAIGVTATYDVPDSVTSLRVNVPADARNVDSDSFTQTPDGYEWDGTTDPASIAFTLPANQTATGPRSPGGEVDGDYSFVDVGEWALVTVPQLRSRWSYRSSGGEVTIAEDVTIAGQGSTGGEIAYLGPVEEHTRTANGQTFTLAVPEHASLAASPEAVLDALDAASGKLHVGARDDDVWFAAAPTDADWGVRGVEYGGSDAWVVADARLDRASNVWFHEYVHTRQDYRTAESGRWTMEAAAEYYASLLSLRTDYVTFGAFETHLSYGERSPWRDAVLSQPGTWPSGANYVKGPLVWGEIDRQVRLATDSTETMSDVLYRLNQLADPVTSAMFLEAVLDVSSPEVEELANQYTNTRETPEMWTRGEHAEAFGTEPARVAFEVREYRVSGPFRNETFARPPTLYVGETVTVVGSVTNEGGQTGEYVATVGFEGGVLSEARGELEPGESAEVALREEVGAAGTYNVTGGRTTVGLDVREPANVSVSDLTVNESSVRPGGSVEATVTLSNPNDVPATGPVAVTVDGEEVATVDAALAPGESTTRTVTVTLADAGQYTIAAGDQSVTVGVGENETGLGIPGFGVPIALVAVLLAAVLASRAGRDA
- a CDS encoding heme ABC transporter ATP-binding protein — translated: MTLDVRDVDVELGGTQILDAVSATVGDGRLVGVVGPNGAGKSTLLRAMNGVVEPVSGTVLVDDEAVHELPSKAASRRIASVPQDTSLGFDFSVRETVEMGRHAHVPRFGADPDPDAVEHAMERAEVAQFADRDVTSLSGGEKQRVLLARALAQQAPVLLLDEPTASLDVNHQVRTLELVRGLADDADRTVVAAIHDLDLAARYCDELVLVADGRVLDSGRPADVLTPEQVREAFDARVAVGTDPATGEPTVTPLPDAEGGLDERVHVLGGGDAATPVLRALADTDATVTVGPVAEGSVDEETATRFGVDAVTVPPFATPGEDAVARARELVADADAVVVPDAAASLGVNERLRGVADATVVVGEGARPASGARVELDALAAALAALDAQTEAFAVADGG
- the btuC gene encoding vitamin B12 ABC transporter permease BtuC, with the protein product MRAYTRASAWTAGTFLALVAVMLTSATIGPVRIPLDRVALAALDAFAVPTAATFYVTSVAVPAVGDLPWLTVDLVYSSPLDFAVPDQQQLIVGEIRLPRIVLGAVVGAALAVAGTVMQGFFRNPMADPSIIGVSSGAAVGAVTAIAFPLFLPFGIQVSAFAGALVAAFGVYLLATEGGRTPVATLLLAGVAVQTFLGAITSYVIVHSGDSIREAMYWLMGHLHLANWSDVELTLPVVLVGSVVLLAYARDLNVLLAGEEDAHTLGVEVERTKRVLLAVSSVVTAAAVSVAGVIGFVGLVVPHVMRLLVGPDHRVLLPTSAFAGGAFLVAADTFARAGPAELPVGIVTAFVGAPFFLYLLRNREVHAL
- a CDS encoding PGF-CTERM-anchored ABC transporter substrate-binding protein; translation: MRQATIVLGVVLLLLSAVAPAAGVAAPASDAAASADAQEPDCEFPTTQSDATDYDVTVEEEPERVVTLNPSAAQTMWEIGASDKVVGVSQFADFLDGAQDREVVTSGYPSSVDVEQVISLDPDLVLAPNTINNETVAQLRDANLTVYRFEKATSIEDIYQKTQVIGRLSGECEGAESTVTEMRDEVETVEAAVEGEDEPTVLYDMGDRYTAGPNTFIGQVIDRAGGDNIAANANSSMLYPQLSAEFIVEQDPEFLVVSAQPDQLGNESETYVAEDSVLRNTTAFEEGNVVVVDTNHISQPAPRVVEPMTQLAQAFHPDAYAEANTTTRATTQETTAAPTTTAGDTTTDGESSGTTVPGFGIPVALVAVLGAALLSRRRL
- the srp19 gene encoding signal recognition particle subunit SRP19, with amino-acid sequence MVENVIWPAYFDATLSRREGRRVPESLSVDEPTVDEVATAVQQVGYDAVVERDVAYPRRPWEDSGRVLVQGADDAGKSDLLQAVGAYVTALRE
- a CDS encoding Gar1/Naf1 family protein, giving the protein MERAGDVVRTAQNVAVVRCESDGHPDIGDSVVDQNLDEVGRVVDVFGPVERPYLSVTPNGGVHLPSLVGQTLYVR
- a CDS encoding presenilin family intramembrane aspartyl protease PSH, encoding MKDSLRGVPVVLGVVALFLVVQFGTLALLEPFESAGLQSTENPQDPTNSILYVGLLLVATAGILLVIKYDQQWVLRAFILFTSGFIASYVFAVVLPAVDVGGVNAAAYAPAAALVAALYFYPEWWVVDAAGVILGMGAAALFGISFGVLPALVLLSALAVYDAISVYGTEHMLTLASGVMELRLPIVLVVPATRGYSFLEEAEETAAAAEDDEMEDTEGEEGERGAYFIGLGDAVMPTILVASAAHFLDTPPVFGVELAALTAIVGTLLGLVVLMRMVFAGRAHAGLPLLNGGAIAGYLVGALAAGIPLVEALGLAPYL
- a CDS encoding ornithine cyclodeaminase family protein, giving the protein MTETLFLSDDDVAGLADPADYVDAVRDAYRQRGEGAPAKPRTKLLNESPPGMFTAYAAVLPETGAMGGYMYSAGFEDADAWFVTPLFDADTGEPLAVLDGARMNPFKTGATGAVGVDALAREDASTLAVIGSGAQARGQLRATATVRDFETVRVYSPTEANREAFADDVDDHLDAAVEAVDSSGDAVAGADVVVTATNASEPVFDDDDLADGAHVTAMGQYHPGKHELEAATIERAVYVPDLRERVTQDAGSFINALDEGAVTEAHVHAELGDVVAGNAPGRRSPDDVTVFDSGGTGIETAAAAHMLYERAEERGLGTELEFAPASEALTGE
- a CDS encoding MFS transporter, encoding MNRNDRSIVGLVALAHAMVHTYELSIPILIPLWLEAFPVGSGTIGLVVGAGYALFGLGALPGGILSDTVGSRRLIAGCLFGMAASFLLLSAAPSIAIVALALVCWGIAASVYHPSGLSLISTGVEERGNAFAYHGIAGNVGTALGPLAVAVLLLFADWRVVTALLAVPAVIAGVVALRVRFDERAAVTATDGGDSKASVGISSVGEFLSESKLLFVGPFVAVFVLVMLSGLYYRGILTFLPDLLSEMPAFAPVEFAGREMEPYRYAYSGLLMVGVLGQYAGGKLTERFRTERAIAAVFTALAALALVFLPAANAGLAPLLVVGALLGFTLFVIQPLYQATVALYTPSGTRGLSYGYTYLGVFGVGSAGSALAGSILEYSTVTVLFGVLAALAFAGAVVAAVLTSRQPTP